The genomic stretch CGTGTAAGACATGACGAAATTGTGCAAATCATCACGGTTTTTCAGGTCGATGTCGTGGCGCAAAGCATCATTCAAGCGGCGGTTGGCAAGCTGGATTTTCGCATTGATTTCCGGCACGACACGGTAGCGGTTGTAGATTTCCACCTGATCCAGCCCGATGGTTTCGATGCAATGCTGGTAAGTCCAGGTATGCAGCGCTTCTTCATAGACTTGACGGGCTTGGTAGATCTGCAATTCCGGTGCGGTCATTTTTTCCATGACAGCAAGGCCGATATTGCGCATCGCCAAAATGTCAGAAGTGGTCAGGTAGGCGAGAACGTTTTCGTACACATGACGTTCGGCAGGGCTGAGATTGTGATGGTAGTCATGCACATCCTGCGCCATATTGATGTCGAGTGGCGTCCAATGGTTTTTGTTGGCATTGAGGAAAAATTCCCACGCCCACGGGTATTTGAACGGCGCGAGCTGGTTAATATCCCCACTGCCATTGATCACGCGCTTGTCATCGCTGCGGATCGGCTGTTGGGGTTTGAAAGGTTCTGTTGTGAACGTGTGGCGGGTAGTGCCGTGTGTGCTTCGCATGGTAGCGGCTTCGACAGTCCTGTCAGAAGCCGCTGCTGTTACCGCCGTTGCAAACGTCGCCGACTCCGCTGTCGGTTCAGTTGCAACTTGGGTTTTTGCGCTGCGCTCACTTGCATCTACCTCCACAGTAGGTTCATCAACAAAAGACTCATCAACCAATTTCAATGGTGGCTTGTGCCCATTTGTACGTGGCACGGAAGCCGCGAGGGGGTTATCCCAGTTCAATGTCATATTTTATCTCTCCTGAATGCTGAATGCCAACAAAACCGTTACGGCTTGAGTCTGGCAGGTGGTCATTTGGTGATGCAGGTTCTGGTTGCGTGGTTGCAGAATGTGCTCATATCTAATTACACTGGGGCAAAAAGCGTGGTTGTAGACAGTTTCGCTTGCAGCGTTTGCATAATCTGCTCCAGTTCAATCCGAGCCTCTGCCTGTAAGCCAAGACAAAGGCCAATGCCATCTGCATCCGTGCTTAATCGTGACCCCATCACAAGTTTGTACGACTGATCCGCCAGCCGATCCATACGATAAGCGTGCCAGTGCATGGAATCGCCAATGACTGCGGGGTTATGAAGGTGGTCAAACTTGAACTCACGTCCCATGTAATCCAGTAGTTTATCTTGCACAACCAGTACCAATTTCTTGTTTACATGCTCGAACGTCTGAATCTTATGGTGCATCTGCACAAGGATCGTTTTGGCAGTCATTTTCCAATTCATACCAAATGGCTTGTCTGAACTTTCGCCGTCATCAACACGAGGAACACCTAATTTCCTGAGCAAACGCTGACGCTCAGGCCATACCGTACCTGTCGTATCCAACGTTTGCAGTTCAATTCCGACGAAATCCTTAACTTTGCCGCTCTTTACCGAAACAAGAAAGTAATCAACACTGCCACCGGGAATGGCAACTTCCGAAACAATGTGCAACTCATTTCCCGGTTCATGCAACGTTAGCAAGTGCAGGCAATCGGTGAATATCTGGCGACGTTCAAGCAAACGGTTCGGGCAAATAATGATGGGAATTGGCTCTTTTCCATATAAAACCGCACAAGAACCGATGGCTGTGCTTGGATCGCTTTTGCGAATCTTGTAGCACTTTTTGCCTGCATACACGCATTGCTGTTCAGCAACCACCGCGTTCCAATCTACTTCAGGCTTGGTGACTGACTGACCAAATAATTCGACCACTTTACTCATAACAACCTTCCACACCTTTCTTGAGCAAATTCAAGATAACGCCGCGATATGTCGATACCGATGGATTTACGATTCAGGCTTTGCGCCGCTACGAGGGTTGTGCCTGTTCCGCAAAACGGGTCGAGCACGATACCCCCTTCAGGGCAAGTTGCCAATAGCGGGATACGGCACAAATCCACCGGATACGGCGCAAAGTGCTTTTCCCTGTTTTGGGTATCTTCGGGAAGGATGTCCCACACATCGCTGGGCTTGCTGCCATTGGGGTGATATTTGAGGAAATAGAATCCCTTGTCACGCAACTCTTTGGCACGACCAGAGAGTTTTTCACTATCTGAATGGGTAGTGCGTTGCTGCCCCCGAATAACCATTCTGAAATCGGCCAGACGGCCTTCACGAACTTCTCCCAGCATATTGTCAAGTGCGGTAAATGCAGCAGCTTTTTCAGTCGTAGACAATGCTGTTGAAAGTTCAAGCTGACGTTTGTAACGCACACCCGATACACCTGTAGCAGACACAATTGCGCCATTGACCACTTTGGTTTCACGCGGTTTGGAACGAATGGCATCAGCGTTGTAGTAGTAACCCTTAGCCTGCTTGACGAAGTGAAAAACATTTTCATGGGTATTGGCGAGACGGTCTTTAGTGTTGTCCATACCACCCTTCAGCTTGTTCCAGACAACATCGTTGCGCAAAATCCAACCTTGGTTATCCGTCAGTTCAAAGGCAACACGCCAAGGGATACCGACCAGCCCTTTACCGTTGTAGCTGTCACCAAGATTCAGCCAGAAGGAACCTTCTGGTTTCAGGACGCGCTTAATTTCAGCACAGATAGCAACCAGATTTTTCACGTAATCGCGGTAATCGGCTTCCTGACCGATGCCACCATTTTCGTATTCACGCTTGCCCCAGTAGGGGGGAGAAGTCATTACGCAGTCGATGCTTGCAGCAGGGAACTCACGTAAGGCAGACAGGGCGTTGCCCTGCAAAAACAAAGGGTTAATGGCAGTATTATGTTGATAAGTCGTAACAATTTGCTGATTTTTTTTATTATTCACTCGTTCAGTTTGAGTAGCAGGCACAACTCTAGTTGCCTGACCAACTGGACAAGCAAAATCATCAACACTGGCAAGCAACCCAATGGTTTTCATGCCGGGTTAGCCTGCAAACAAAAAGACACCACCCTCAGTGAGTGAAGGTAGATGATAGAATTCTTATGAAGAAAAAGCATAAATACTCATCACTGGCTTCGAGCTAATCGAAGATCAGAGAGCAATCTATCAAATAATGAATTTGCCCTAAGCTCTCCAAAAATGTATAACTACGCGGGTGATGAGCGTCCTGCTTTGATCAAAAACCAGTCAAAAGCGCCAACTTCTGACTGGGGTTAGGTTAACGCCTAAAGGCTCTACTTGTTACCGCTCAAAGTATTCAAGTAGAGTCTAATTTTTTGCATTCGAATCCATCATCCAATTTACGCCTCTATCGTATGTGTCCACTGCGGCACAAAATTCTGGGAAAGATAGCTCACCAGATTCTTATCACCATAAAAACGAATCTGACCACCTTGGCTATAAGCCAAGGCTGATTGATCAACTTGCAGCCCTGACATCCGGGCTTTAGCTGCCAACTGGCTTAATAGATTTGCATTATCGGTGCTAGAACCAGAACTGCATCGCGCATCAAATACTGCAAAGTTGATCCAGCCACCAGATGTAGAACGCTCACGTAAATGAGCTAAATTTATCTTCATACTAAAGTACTCTGACCTACTATTGAAAAAGGCTTTGGCACGAGGTCTTAAGCACCAAAGCCTTGAAAAAGTAATCTAAAGTAATCTACTGGCACGCTTCGCAGTCTGGATCAAGCAACGAACACGCCTTAGGCGCTTCCGAGCCTACCGATACCAGATTTGCCGCTCGCTTAATCCCCGCCACGCTATCCGCCGCCGAAGAATCATCCGAGCTGGTTTTTTCCGCGCCCGTAGCTCCCAGAGTACGCAGGTAATAGGTGGTTTTCAGCCCACGTACCCACGCCAGCTTGTAGAGGTTATCCAACTTCGTACCATTTGGCTCTTTCATGTACAGGTTGAGCGATTGGCCTTGGTCGATCCATTTCTGGCGGCGGCTGGCGGCCTCAACCAACCAGCGGGCGTCGATTTCAAACGCGGTGGCATACTTAGCCTTGAGGGCATCGGGCACACGGTCGAGCGGTTGCAAGGAACCGTCGAAGTATTTGAGGTCGTTGATCATGACTTCATCCCACATATCCAGCGCTTTCAAATCTTGCACCAGATACGGGTTGATGACGGTAAATTCGCCCGACAGATTGGATTTAACAAACAGGTTTTGGTAAGTCGGTTCGATGGATTGCGACACGCCGCAGATATTGGAAATAGTCGCGGTCGGGGCAATCGCCATCACGTTGGAATTGCGCATCCCTTGTGTTTTGACTTGATTGCGCAGTGTGTCCCAGTCCAGCGTTTGGGTGTGGTCGACGACGAAGTATTCGCCGCGCTCTTCGCCCAGCAGTTCCAGCGAGTCGATCGGCAGAATGCCTTTGCTCCACAACGAGCCGTTGTAGCTCGGGTATTTACCGCGTTCTGCCGCGAGATTACTGGAGGCACGAATGGCGAAATACGACACGGCCTCCATGCTTTGGTCGGCGAATTCCACCGCTTCAGTCGTCGCGTAGGCTAGGTTCATTTTGTACAGTGCGTCTTGGAAGCCCATGATGCCCATGCCGACCGGACGGTGGCGCAGGTTGGATTTCCGCGCTTGTGGCACGCTGTAGTAGTTGTAGTCGATAACGTTATCCAGCATCCGCATCGCGGTGGTGACGGTGCGCTCCAGCTTCGTCACATCGAGCTTGCCGTCAGTAACGTGCGCGGTCAGGTTGACCGAGCCAAGGTTGCAGTTATGTACCACTAAACCATTCGCCAAGAAATTGTGATCTTCTGCTAAAGCTAAATCAAAAACAGGCTTAATACCTTTCGACACGATACTAACAACAGCACTATGCTGAAAAGCGGCTTTAGTAGAAAGCCTCTGCAAACTATCGACCAATTTAACATGTTTGATTGGCGTTAAACTAAAACCAATAAATTTGGCAAAATTCAAAATAGACTCAGCGCCCTTAATTTCATATTGCCCCTGCCAACGGCCTTCCCGCCCACCCACTTCACAACCACGAATACGCCCATGTATACCGAATGGCTTCAGCAGTAACTGCACATCACGCAACAAATCAATACTGGCAGAAGATAGTGAAACGGTCACGCCACCTTTAACTTTACGCTCATCGGTCATAACACAACCATCCGCCGAAAATAAGCCGGACAGAAAACTAGCAATTTGGTTCGGCTCGGCTACTTTAATCGGAGAACCAATGTATTTAGCACCGCCTTTTGCGCGTACAAAACCGAAACGTTGCTCTACATAACGAATAAAACCTTCCCGTTGACTATGCCAATTCACTACACCGTTTGGCTGGGTATAAGGTCTGGGTACATATCCGTGAGGGGTGTTATTACCTAATTCAGAAGCCTGATGCCACTTATTGATAATAGGTAAGACAAATTGCTGTGCTTCTTGCTCATGGGGGCCGAAACAGACACCGTAACTGCTAGACATCCAGCCATCCCCCAACATCCAACCGGCTGCGGTGAAATCAGTATCCTGCTGACCCAACTCAGCATAAACAGGCTCAGTCGTTGGGCAAGCAATAAAATCGCCCGCCTGTAATTCCTTCAATTTTTTCCACTGATAGGTTTTTGGCTTATCATGATCGACTGGCATTTGTACCAAGAAAGGATGCTCTTCTGTCGCCTCAATCACAATGCCGCTTTTGGTCACTAATTCATAAACCAGCTTCTCACCCTGAACTAACAAACGTGCTTGTAAAAAGCGGGATTGCCGTTGAAGTTTTCCATCAAAAGGAACAAACACTTCGCGTCCATCACAATCCTCA from Thiothrix litoralis encodes the following:
- a CDS encoding NotI family restriction endonuclease is translated as MSKVVELFGQSVTKPEVDWNAVVAEQQCVYAGKKCYKIRKSDPSTAIGSCAVLYGKEPIPIIICPNRLLERRQIFTDCLHLLTLHEPGNELHIVSEVAIPGGSVDYFLVSVKSGKVKDFVGIELQTLDTTGTVWPERQRLLRKLGVPRVDDGESSDKPFGMNWKMTAKTILVQMHHKIQTFEHVNKKLVLVVQDKLLDYMGREFKFDHLHNPAVIGDSMHWHAYRMDRLADQSYKLVMGSRLSTDADGIGLCLGLQAEARIELEQIMQTLQAKLSTTTLFAPV
- a CDS encoding ribonucleoside-diphosphate reductase subunit alpha; its protein translation is MQAAVTFKITSKCKVIRRNGQVTDFDGSKIQVAMTKAFLDVEGSNASGSARIHDSVGKLAEQVVDALLRRTPEGGMVHIEDIQDQVELALMRAGEHKVARSYVLYRAERARLRAEKDAKNKKKGKKAENVIHVKMASGDLKPLDEDRLRKIVAEAMDGLEGVSAEQVMTATMRNLYDGISEKEVATALVISTRVMIDREPNYSQAAARMLMDSLRREALSFLEGQHTEATQHEMIALYPEVLKKTIKIGVEVERLADDLGRYDLVRLGAAIKPERDLQFTYLGLQTLYDRYFLHHDGVRFELPQVFFMRVAMGLAINEVEREDRAIEFYNLLSSFDFMSSTPTLFNSGTLRPQLSSCYLTTIGDNLEGIYDAIKDNALLSKYAGGLGNDWSRVRGMGAHIKGTNGKSQGVVPFLKVANDTAVAVNQGGKRRGAVCAYLETWHIDIEDFLELRKNTGDERRRTHDMNSANWIPDLFMKRVAAEADWTLFSPDEAPDLHDLTGKAFEARYKEYEAKTECGEIKLFRKLPALQLWRKMLGMIFETGHPWITFKDPCNIRYSNKHTGVVHSSNLCTEIMLHTTDDEIAVCFPAGTQVLTRDGQMPIEDCDGREVFVPFDGKLQRQSRFLQARLLVQGEKLVYELVTKSGIVIEATEEHPFLVQMPVDHDKPKTYQWKKLKELQAGDFIACPTTEPVYAELGQQDTDFTAAGWMLGDGWMSSSYGVCFGPHEQEAQQFVLPIINKWHQASELGNNTPHGYVPRPYTQPNGVVNWHSQREGFIRYVEQRFGFVRAKGGAKYIGSPIKVAEPNQIASFLSGLFSADGCVMTDERKVKGGVTVSLSSASIDLLRDVQLLLKPFGIHGRIRGCEVGGREGRWQGQYEIKGAESILNFAKFIGFSLTPIKHVKLVDSLQRLSTKAAFQHSAVVSIVSKGIKPVFDLALAEDHNFLANGLVVHNCNLGSVNLTAHVTDGKLDVTKLERTVTTAMRMLDNVIDYNYYSVPQARKSNLRHRPVGMGIMGFQDALYKMNLAYATTEAVEFADQSMEAVSYFAIRASSNLAAERGKYPSYNGSLWSKGILPIDSLELLGEERGEYFVVDHTQTLDWDTLRNQVKTQGMRNSNVMAIAPTATISNICGVSQSIEPTYQNLFVKSNLSGEFTVINPYLVQDLKALDMWDEVMINDLKYFDGSLQPLDRVPDALKAKYATAFEIDARWLVEAASRRQKWIDQGQSLNLYMKEPNGTKLDNLYKLAWVRGLKTTYYLRTLGATGAEKTSSDDSSAADSVAGIKRAANLVSVGSEAPKACSLLDPDCEACQ
- a CDS encoding ribonucleotide-diphosphate reductase subunit beta, which gives rise to MTLNWDNPLAASVPRTNGHKPPLKLVDESFVDEPTVEVDASERSAKTQVATEPTAESATFATAVTAAASDRTVEAATMRSTHGTTRHTFTTEPFKPQQPIRSDDKRVINGSGDINQLAPFKYPWAWEFFLNANKNHWTPLDINMAQDVHDYHHNLSPAERHVYENVLAYLTTSDILAMRNIGLAVMEKMTAPELQIYQARQVYEEALHTWTYQHCIETIGLDQVEIYNRYRVVPEINAKIQLANRRLNDALRHDIDLKNRDDLHNFVMSYTFFAGIFEGCWFYNGFSPIFALQRRGMMKGTGEQFQYIMRDEVMHASFGIRVVRQIMQEENVKLDPQAVRDMWDEAEAAEINYSKYILPTPILGYSQTDHHEQFRFIANRRARQLGMDEPFPGAQNALPWLDEQSNMRKEKNFFETRVTEYQTGGALKWD
- a CDS encoding DNA-methyltransferase, with the translated sequence MKTIGLLASVDDFACPVGQATRVVPATQTERVNNKKNQQIVTTYQHNTAINPLFLQGNALSALREFPAASIDCVMTSPPYWGKREYENGGIGQEADYRDYVKNLVAICAEIKRVLKPEGSFWLNLGDSYNGKGLVGIPWRVAFELTDNQGWILRNDVVWNKLKGGMDNTKDRLANTHENVFHFVKQAKGYYYNADAIRSKPRETKVVNGAIVSATGVSGVRYKRQLELSTALSTTEKAAAFTALDNMLGEVREGRLADFRMVIRGQQRTTHSDSEKLSGRAKELRDKGFYFLKYHPNGSKPSDVWDILPEDTQNREKHFAPYPVDLCRIPLLATCPEGGIVLDPFCGTGTTLVAAQSLNRKSIGIDISRRYLEFAQERCGRLL